CTCTATGCACCAGCTACACTTTACGTACTGCAAACCATAGTTCGATATAGTTGAGGCCGTCTTTCACGCCGTTCATTTCGAACTCTGTCCCGTCCACTTGCTCATAGCCGGACGTCGGGAGCCATTCCGTGTAAAAGCGTTTGTATAGCGTTTCGATCGTCTTGCCGAACTGATCCCAAGGATGCGGCTCTGACGGGAAAATCGCCCATGTATGTGCCGGAATATTTACCGAGGTGTACCCTTCTGTGTTGCTACCATCGTCTTTGAAGGCGCACAACATGTACGGGAATGTGTCCGGTCCGGTTTTCCGGTAGCTGCATACCGCATGTACTGGATACAAATCCTGGCAGACGAACGCTGGCAAATCGCCTGCACACGCTTCAAGCCGCTTCACGTCGCCGTTCGCATGGCTCTGCTCCCACAGCTTCGCTGGTGTCTGCGGTGCTTCCCCGCCCCCATCGACGCGGAATATACCCTCAATGCCGAACACTTCAAAACTTTCTTTCGTTTCAATTCGATAATTCATTGCCTCTGCCCCTTTGATTGTGATAAGGAAGGATAGACGGGGGTAGGCTTTAAGAGCAATCCCCTCCTGGCGGGCCATGGCTGGCGTGATCCCGTGTAGCGCATGGAACGCCCGCGCGAAAGAGACTGGTGATTCATATCCGTACTTCAGTGCTACATCGATCACCTTCTCCGTTCCACTATGCTGTAGCTCCAGCGCGGCAAGCGTCAGTCGTCTCCTCCGAATGTACTCCGCCAGTGTCACGTCCGTTATGAACGAGAACATCCGTTGGAACTGATACGACGAACAGCAGGCCATGTGGGCAACTTCCCTCAACTCGATCTCCCCAGTCAGGTTTGCCTCAATATAGTCTATCGCCCGATTCATCCGCTCCAACCACTCCATCTTAGTCCCCCCTCTCGAATTAAAGTATAGGCGAGGCAGTAAATAGCTTCGCAACATTTTGTGCCCAATGTAGTTGCTTCTCCTTTAATGTGTCGTGGTATCCTGCCCACTAGCTTAAAGCCGATTCAAATAAATTTTGGTACATATATCATATTCTTGACTCAGTAGAAAACCCCTTTTCGAGGGGTCATTTTCTTTTTCAGGAGGGATGCAAGAATGAGGAAAGTACCGTCAGAAGCGCATTCGCTGCCAGCATCGACACTTCTGACAC
The window above is part of the Paenibacillus sp. FSL K6-0276 genome. Proteins encoded here:
- a CDS encoding AraC family transcriptional regulator gives rise to the protein MEWLERMNRAIDYIEANLTGEIELREVAHMACCSSYQFQRMFSFITDVTLAEYIRRRRLTLAALELQHSGTEKVIDVALKYGYESPVSFARAFHALHGITPAMARQEGIALKAYPRLSFLITIKGAEAMNYRIETKESFEVFGIEGIFRVDGGGEAPQTPAKLWEQSHANGDVKRLEACAGDLPAFVCQDLYPVHAVCSYRKTGPDTFPYMLCAFKDDGSNTEGYTSVNIPAHTWAIFPSEPHPWDQFGKTIETLYKRFYTEWLPTSGYEQVDGTEFEMNGVKDGLNYIELWFAVRKV